In Juglans microcarpa x Juglans regia isolate MS1-56 chromosome 7D, Jm3101_v1.0, whole genome shotgun sequence, the following are encoded in one genomic region:
- the LOC121239609 gene encoding 60S ribosomal protein L30 — translation MVAAKKTKKTHESINNRLALVMKSGKYTLGYKTVLKSLRNSKGKLIIIANNCPPLRKSEIEYYAMLAKVGVHHYNGNNVDLGTACGKYFRVCCLSIIDPGDSDIIKSMPGEH, via the exons ATGGTGGCCGCCAAGAAGACt AAGAAGACTCATGAGAGCATCAATAACAGGCTCGCCCTCGTCATGAAGAGTGGCAAGTACACCTTGGGATATAAGACCGTCCTCAAATCACTGAGAAACTCCAAAG GGAAGCTGATCATTATTGCCAACAACTGCCCTCCTCTACGGAAGTCCGAAATAGAGTATTATGCAATGTTGGCAAAGGTTGGAGTTCACCATTACAACGGGA ACAATGTTGATTTGGGGACTGCTTGTGGAAAATATTTCAGAGTATGCTGTCTCAGCATTATTGATCCTG GTGATTCTGATATCATCAAGAGCATGCCTGGTGAACATTAA